A window of Malania oleifera isolate guangnan ecotype guangnan chromosome 5, ASM2987363v1, whole genome shotgun sequence contains these coding sequences:
- the LOC131155117 gene encoding uncharacterized protein LOC131155117 produces MANSVSVPVSLHSLASSVPIFNGTNFSNWNEQIQFHLGVLDLDLALRMDKPATITETSNSKQQALYKSWERSNRLSMMFMRMCKANNIKSTLPQLDNAKEYLKAVEDKFHSADKSLAGRLMAELTTMKFDGRKGMNEHVLEMSNLAARLNTLGMNTCTRPNISFTVGMLERYQSNPGMEHWKAAKKVLRYLKGTKHCMLTNRRTDQLEVVGYSDSNFAGCVDSRKSTYDYLFLLAGGAISWKSAKQTIIAASTMEAEFVASF; encoded by the exons ATGGCCAATTccg TGTCTGTTCCTGTTTCATTACATTCGCTGGCTTCTTCTGTTCCAATCTTTAATGGGACAAATTTTTCTAACTGGAATGAACAAATtcagtttcaccttggtgttctgGATCTAGACTTAGCTCTGCGAATGGATAAACCGGCTACTATTACTGAAACCAGCAATTCGAAACAGCAAGCTTTGTATAAGTCATGGGAAAGGTCGAACAGATTAAGTATGATGTTTATGCGAATGTGTaaagcaaataatattaaatcaacacttCCTCAACTAGATAACgcaaaggaatatcttaaggcaGTGGAAGATAAATTTCATTCGGCTGATAAGTCCCTTGCAGGAAGGTTGATGGCTGAACTAACCACAATGAAATTTGATGGCAGAAaaggaatgaatgaacatgtcctagaaatgtctAATCTGGCTGCTAGACTTAATACTTtgggaatgaat ACTTGTACGAGACCAAATATTAGTTTTACAGTTGGGATGCTCGAGAGGTACCAAAGTAATCCcggaatggagcattggaaagctgcaaagaaagTCTTGAGGTACTTAAAAGGAACCAAACACTGTATGCTCACAAATAGGAGAACAGATCAGTTGGAGGTGGTTGGCTACTCTGACTCAAATTTTGCTGGATGCGTTGATAGTCGTAAGTCAACGTATGACTATTTGTTCCTGTTAGctggaggagcaatatcatggaaaaGCGCCAAACAAACTATCATAgcagcatctactatggaagctgaatttgtggcgTCCTTTTAG